A genomic window from Henningerozyma blattae CBS 6284 chromosome 3, complete genome includes:
- the GCN5 gene encoding histone acetyltransferase GCN5 (similar to Saccharomyces cerevisiae GCN5 (YGR252W); ancestral locus Anc_5.65) — MVEKSESKRDGHEIFEDKVNIKKPKLLQDENININSGNEIATNSEEMHKEHQENLLQENDSNQENQEGDHIKDNTLDNVKNQQDAGNHSVISEDQNKDVSVKANDEKDNDLEDNKPIGIQDEIADQDKGIIKFNFDGVDYKFKERSSVIEEKQGKIEFRVVNNDNTRENMMVLTGLKNIFQKQLPKMPKEYIARLVYDRSHVSMTIIRKPLTVVGGITYRPFEDREFAEIVFCAISSTEQVRGYGAHLMNHLKDYVRGTTKIKYFLTYADNYAIGYFKKQGFTKDITLDKKIWMGYIKDYEGGTLMQCSMLPRIRYLDAGKILLLQEAALMRVIMTKSKSHLVRKGLEQFKDLNNINPMDPMDIPGLKEAGWTPEMDKLAQQPKRGPHYAAIQNILTEIQNHASAWPFLQPVNKEEVPDYYEVIKEPMDLSTMEIKLENNRYEKMEDFIYDAKLVFNNCRMYNGENTSYFKYANRLEKFFISKVKEIPEYSHLVD, encoded by the coding sequence ATGGTAGAAAAAAGTGAATCGAAAAGAGATGGAcatgaaatttttgaagataaaGTAAATATCAAGAAACCTAAATTACTTCAGGATGAGAATATCAATATAAACTCTGGCAATGAAATAGCTACAAATAGTGAAGAGATGCATAAAGAACATCAAGAAAACCTGTTACAAGAGAATGATAGCAATCAAGAAAATCAAGAAGGTGATcatattaaagataatacGCTGGATAATGTAAAGAACCAGCAAGATGCTGGTAATCATTCTGTGATAAGTGAAGACCAAAACAAAGATGTTAGCGTGAAAGCTAATGATGAGAAAGATAACGACCTTGAGGATAACAAGCCTATTGGTATTCAAGATGAAATTGCAGATCAAGACAAGGgtatcattaaatttaattttgatggtgttgattataaatttaaagaaagatCGAGTGTCATAGAGGAAAAACAAGGGAAAATTGAATTCCGTGttgttaataatgataatacaaGGGAAAATATGATGGTTTTAACtggtttgaaaaatatatttcaaaaacaattaCCTAAAATGCCAAAAGAATACATTGCAAGATTGGTTTATGATAGAAGTCATGTTTCTATGACAATTATACGTAAGCCACTGACTGTAGTTGGTGGAATTACTTATAGACCTTTTGAAGATCGAGAATTTGCAGAAATTGTGTTTTGTGCCATTAGTTCAACAGAACAAGTTCGCGGTTATGGTGCTCACTTAATGAATCATTTGAAAGATTATGTACGAGGTACAACaaagattaaatattttttgactTACGCTGATAATTATGCCATTggttattttaaaaaacagGGATTTACAAAGGACATAACGCTAGATAAGAAAATTTGGATGGGgtatattaaagattatgAAGGTGGTACCTTAATGCAATGTTCAATGTTACCTCGTATACGATATCTTGATGCAGGTAAGATTTTACTATTGCAAGAAGCTGCATTAATGAGAGTTATCATGACAAAATCTAAATCTCACTTAGTTAGAAAAGGTTTAGAACAATTcaaagatttaaataatataaatccAATGGATCCAATGGATATTCCTGGATTAAAAGAAGCAGGGTGGACCCCTGAAATGGATAAGCTTGCTCAACAGCCTAAAAGAGGTCCACATTATGCTgcaattcaaaatattctaacagaaattcaaaatcatgCTTCTGCTTGGCCATTCTTACAACCAGTCAATAAAGAAGAAGTCCCAGATTATTATGAGGTTATTAAAGAGCCAATGGATCTAAGCACTATGGAGATTAAATTAGAGAATAATCGTTATGAAAAAATGGAGGATTTTATTTATGACGCCAAATtagtttttaataattgtagGATGTATAATGGTGAAAATACttcatatttcaaatatgcAAATAGGTTagagaaattttttatcagcAAAGTTAAGGAAATTCCTGAATATTCTCATCTGGTTGATTGA
- the PUP2 gene encoding proteasome core particle subunit alpha 5 (similar to Saccharomyces cerevisiae PUP2 (YGR253C); ancestral locus Anc_5.64), with protein sequence MFLTRSEYDRGVSTFSPEGRLFQVEYSLEAIKLGSTAIGISTSEGVVLGVEKRATSRLLESDSIEKIVEIEKHIGCAMSGLTADARSMIEHARTSAVTHNLYYDEDISVESLTQSVCDLALRFGEGASGEERLMSRPFGVALLIAGYDKDDGYQLFHAEPSGTFYRYNAKAIGSGSEGAQSELQNEWHSSLTLKEAELLVLKILKQVMEEKLNENNVQLSCVTKEEGFKIYSDEKLSEIIKELKEQEAEENPEEQEQDVEMS encoded by the coding sequence ATGTTTTTAACAAGAAGTGAATATGACCGTGGTGTCAGTACTTTTTCTCCAGAAGGTAGATTATTCCAAGTCGAATATTCTCTAGAAGCCATTAAACTAGGTTCTACAGCCATTGGTATCTCTACCAGTGAAGGTGTTGTGCTTGGTGTTGAAAAGAGAGCTACTTCTCGTCTTTTAGAATCTGATTCAATCGAAAAAATagttgaaattgaaaaacatATTGGTTGTGCCATGAGTGGGTTAACTGCTGATGCTCGTTCCATGATTGAACATGCAAGAACATCTGCTGTTACCCATAATTTATACTACGATGAAGACATTAGTGTAGAATCATTGACTCAATCTGTTTGTGATTTAGCATTAAGATTTGGTGAAGGTGCATCCGGTGAAGAAAGATTGATGTCCAGACCTTTTGGTGTCGCTTTGTTGATTGCTGGCTATGATAAAGATGACGGCTATCAATTATTCCATGCTGAACCTTCAGGAACTTTCTACAGATACAACGCAAAGGCTATTGGGTCAGGTTCCGAAGGTGCCCAATCAGAATTACAAAATGAATGGCATTCTTCTTTGACTCTAAAAGAAGcagaattattagtattaaagattttaaagCAAGTTAtggaagaaaaattaaatgaaaacaATGTCCAATTAAGTTGTGTAACAAAGGAAGAAGGCTTTAAGATATATTCAGATGAGAAATTGTCAGAAATTatcaaagaattaaaagaacaAGAAGCTGAAGAAAATCCAGAAGAACAAGAACAAGACGTCGAAATGTcttaa
- the TBLA0C06630 gene encoding uncharacterized protein (Ty like retrotransposon), whose translation MNKVCLYRISGKSEFDQWTKLFRQFPKHQGLGHIIITPETHTIQVSNEEKDYVLRKFNIYVPAKAYPTWFQNELNKGFMSLYDIVECTLSKDIRTDHEIYEEFLDSLYNISFDTKMDATIFRSTTLGASNKAKELDIAINDDWIARRILKSSKGQYASINSENLESCWFISASTIQRRSC comes from the coding sequence ATGAACAAAGTGTGTTTATATCGTATCTCTGGAAAATCTGAATTTGATCAATGGACCAAATTATTTCGCCAATTCCCAAAACACCAGGGATTAGGACATATAATCATTACCCCTGAGACTCACACTATTCAGGTTTCCAACGAGGAGAAAGACTATGTTCttagaaaatttaacaTATATGTACCTGCAAAGGCGTATCCTACATGGTTCCAAAACGAACTTAACAAGGGTTTTATGTCGTTGTACGATATAGTAGAGTGTACCTTATCCAAGGATATTCGTACAGACCATGAAATCTATGAAGAGTTTCTAGACTCTTTATATAACATCTCGTTTGACACAAAAATGGACGCTACTATCTTCAGGTCCACTACATTAGGTGCAAGCAATAAGGCCAAGGAATTAGACATTGCTATTAACGATGACTGGATTGCTCGAagaattttgaaatcttcAAAAGGTCAATATGCCAGCATAAATTCTGAAAATCTTGAAAGTTGCTGGTTTATCAGTGCAAGCACCATTCAACGTAGATCATGCTGa
- the SPC97 gene encoding gamma-tubulin-complex subunit SPC97 (similar to Saccharomyces cerevisiae SPC97 (YHR172W); ancestral locus Anc_5.63) — translation MEIRTNVVDRAYLINDTSIVKHLLSRTVNYEPFAAKTLKVKPHPLPDATDATTTRIQEALIVKDLLNILIGLDGNYIRFTSSYSPTSDSSSFPQFEIAKNVDKSLKDFYIKMSVLAKYYICLKNKMIIWSDQKFGSVINKFGQYIRDYLNNTYLSFIVNDLEYEFKEKKNFSITYMYQLIKNGNYIRHMECLYVICEQIETEISNRMKNNNIRDSNDIFGNNPTKRRLTLKEFEENIRKNSNILNNDNGFIYINPNINNLPKGGVILKIIQRIYTANLGDKVVMDFMKNVLNEISVDYVKNLYDWLINGEINDPFNEFFIINENKDARELLYNGTILVDNIWDTQYSIRIDGLLDKFVTNESSINNRKTNDRVNHTSLLNGINNSGNNNNNNNDLLSKIFMTGKMLNVIKICYETNELPMNIDNNNELEYLNLSFNKFNNFVEIMDVDSKVLDEFVDKCYLRANQLFFNMFVKDYNSFNVLRNIFTHFVGYTNSNNVFKFLKNNIRELSVDYQENMIPPDLITNFNNQKGTLLLSERYSKDIILSLLAVKLDDTHISQVIPSYIDYDFEKSFPMEDLDSNNNTNQSTSQLIPDEIHKASNGTNASTTNQIAPIHVLNIHHLKFEMFIPYPLNILISRSCIIQIQIISRYMYLINYYNILMNDAWHDMNTNPIWRFQKFHLLVKKNIITRTQINHNKMMKFLENISYYLNHKLINNELDNFFSLEAIQESANNTDRTISVNEITNKLQEILTNITSNCIFLNLSNNLLNLLDLFYRYCRFIRGIRRNLCQLDEELFERNKSYVNRLEPNDPELDHIHFNPDNMQTVYDNLLGYILKTEEAFKSEKNSFIQGINYYKDKGKVEQISPLSTLIDLLS, via the coding sequence atggaaattaGAACTAATGTAGTAGATAGAGCTTATCTTATTAATGATACCTCGATTGTGAAACATCTATTAAGTAGAACAGTTAATTATGAGCCCTTTGCGGCCAAGACGTTGAAAGTAAAACCACATCCATTGCCAGACGCTACTGATGCTACCACAACTAGAATACAAGAAGCTTTAATTGTGaaagatttattgaatattttaattggaTTAGATGGTAATTATATTCGTTTTACAAGTTCTTATAGCCCTACCAGTGATTCTAGTTCATTCCCCCAATTTGAAATAGCTAAAAATGTGGATAAGTCATTAAAAGATTTCTACATAAAGATGTCTGTTCTagcaaaatattatatctgcttaaaaaataaaatgataatatggTCTGATCAAAAATTCGGTTCAGTGATCAATAAATTTGGACAATATATTAgagattatttaaataatacgTATTTGAGTTTCATTGTAAATGATTTGGAATATGAATTTAaggagaaaaaaaatttttcaataacaTACATGtatcaattgattaaaaaCGGGAATTATATTAGACATATGGAATGCTTGTATGTAATATGTGAACAAATTGAAACTGAGATTAGTAAtagaatgaaaaataataatattcgtgattctaatgatatttttggaaataaCCCAACAAAGAGACGTTTAACTttgaaagaatttgaagaaaatattagaaaaaattcaaatattttaaacaatgaTAATGGGtttatttatatcaatcctaatataaataactTACCGAAAGGTGGggttatattaaaaattattcaaagaaTATATACAGCCAATTTGGGAGATAAAGTCGTTATGGATTTTATGAAGAATGTATTGAATGAAATTTCTGTAGATTATGTTAAGAATTTATATGACTGGTTAATCAACGGTGAAATTAATGATccatttaatgaatttttcattattaatgaaaataaagatgcAAGAGAACTATTATATAATGGTACAATACTAGTAGATAATATTTGGGATACTCAATATTCTATTAGAATTGATGGtttattagataaattCGTAACTAATGAGAGCTCCATTAATAACAGAAAGACTAATGATAGAGTTAATCATACATCATTACTAAATGggattaataattctggcaacaataataacaataataatgatttattatccaaaatatttatgacTGGTAAGATGCTTAATGTCATCAAGATTTGCTATGAAACTAATGAATTACCAAtgaatattgataataataatgagcttgaatatttgaatttatcatttaacaagtttaataattttgtgGAAATAATGGATGTTGATTCTAAAGTATTAGATGAATTTGTTGATAAATGCTATTTGAGAGCAAATCaattattctttaacaTGTTTGTAAAAGattataattcatttaatgttcttagaaatatttttacacATTTTGTTGGTTATACGAATAGCAATAATGTCTTTAAgtttttaaagaataatataaGGGAATTAAGTGTTGATTATCAAGAAAACATGATTCCTCCTGATCTAATTactaatttcaataatcaAAAAGGCACACTATTACTTTCAGAAAGATATAGCAAAGATATTATCTTGTCATTACTTGCTGTGAAACTAGATGATACTCATATTAGCCAGGTGATACCATCATATATTGATTATGATTTTGAGAAATCATTTCCTATGGAAGACCTAGATAGtaacaataataccaaTCAATCTACCAGTCAATTAATTCCTGATGAAATTCATAAAGCATCTAATGGAACAAATGCTTCTACTACTAATCAAATAGCTCCTATACAtgtattaaatattcatcatttgaaatttgagATGTTCATACCGTACCCATTGAACATTTTAATCTCAAGATCATGCATTattcaaatccaaattaTATCCAGATATATGTAtctaattaattattataacaTATTAATGAATGATGCATGGCACGATATGAATACGAATCCAATTTGGAGATTCCAAAAATTCCATTTATTGGTTAAGAAAAACATAATTACAAGAACCCAAATCAATCATAAtaagatgatgaaatttttagaaaatatatcttaCTATTTGAACCATAAACtgattaataatgaattagaCAATTTTTTCAGTTTAGAAGCCATTCAAGAATCGGCTAATAACACAGATCGAACGATTAGTGTGAATGAAATAACTAATAAGCTACAAGAAATATTGACAAACATTACGTCAAATTGTATCTTCTTAAATCTCTCAAAcaatcttttaaatcttcTCGATCTGTTCTACAGATATTGCAGATTTATCAGAGGCATTCGAAGAAATTTATGTCAATTAGACGAGGagttatttgaaagaaacAAATCGTATGTAAATCGATTAGAACCTAATGACCCTGAATTGGATCATATTCATTTCAATCCCGATAATATGCAAACAGTATACGACAATTTACTGGGCTATATCCTAAAGACTGAAGAAGCATTTAAATcggaaaaaaattcattcatACAAGGcatcaattattataaagatAAGGGTAAAGTGGAACAGATAAGCCCATTATCTACGCTAATTGACTTGCTATCGTAA